The Sardina pilchardus chromosome 5, fSarPil1.1, whole genome shotgun sequence DNA window TACTCTGCTAGACTCAATAAaccgattttttttatttccctgaAATGAATGTGAGAAACATTCCTTTACTTGGTGTTTTTGATGTAACTTCTGAAGGGTTCATTTTTGTTCCGCATTTTGTGTGATTTATACAGATAGGCCTACTAGATTTATACAGTTtctcagtaggcctatttactGAGCACACTAAAATGAGCTGTGTATCTGATTTACCGACGTCAAAATaaagtgtgtagcctatattgttACAGAGTGTGAGAGGCCTATTTAAGACCCCCCTTCTGAATAGCATAGCGGGAAGGTAATGAAGAGTTGGAGACAAAGCAGCAAGCTAATTCTACTCATATGCACCCTTTAATCAAACAGTCgcttcctgtttttttccctctgggTGGTGTCGTTAGGATCGCTGGTGCACGATCAGAGCCAGCAGCTTTATTGGTCCCATTTACCAAGAACTGTACTGACCTGGCATCAGTGTTTAGAACAATCACTTTTAATCTGATTGGCCTTGGGATCAATGCTTCTTTCAGGTGAATGGCTCGTTAGTTAGACAGTAGTAGGCCATGCACACAAGATTCTCTTGTGGTGAGGTGAGTCTTACCTAATAGATCTGTTTATCTTGGAATCCAATTGTACACTTCGGACAGGCTACTTTGCCAGACACATTTCTTTGGATTACTTTCCAGTTGAAAGGTTGATTGGTTTAAATCCAAACAGTGTTTGTTTCACCACTGAGTTCgttataggcctacacagatcCGTGGTTACTTGAAGATAATTGCATACAATGCTAAAAcaatgttgtaggctacagtgtaacAGTTCTACATGTGTATCTCTTTATGCCAATATATTCACCAGCTTTAGCCTGGGCCTATATGTAAATTAATGAAGCAGGTCTAAGTTACAAAATACTCATGAATAATGGAGAAATCGTACTGAAATGTTCCATCTCCATTCTGTCTATCTGCATCCTAATTCTGTACATCTGTTGTACCTGACAACGCTGACAGCCCTTACCTACAATTTTGTTCCCATTATTTTCCCTCAATGACTGCGGCTGCATTAGAACATGCCTTTGTTGCCAAAGTATTAAGCGTTCAGTAGACGCGGGAGGGGTTGAGCAGACAATGTCGGTGTTTTGACCCGGAGCCACGCGGTGAGGATTAGGTATTTTAAGACTTGTGGAAATTTCCCATGGCGTTCCGCGCACGCTCAGTGGAGTTAGCGCGCAACCGGGGTAACGGAAAAACCAGACAGGGGCTAGGCAACACATCTTTATCCACTGGGAATGCATTCGGTTCACAACGTCGGCGCAGCCATCTCCAAacataaagaaacaaaaaacaaatggagGAGTTGTTTCTATCCTAACCAAGGCTATATTCAGCGCGACACTATACACtggatgcattttaatataaaACAGGTAAGTTTACCCTCCGTGATTCTTTGGTAATAGGCAACGGCAACCGAGGAGGCGTGAGAATATATGCGAATGCGCATGTTTTATGAGTAAACATAATTGCCAATACATTTGCTGATCGAAAACACTACTTCCATCATTGTTTACTTTTATTGACATTTAATTGAAAATATTTCCGAGCCGTGTGCAAATGAAGTAAAATGAGGAAATGGAAATGCCACTTgccatttttattattattattattattattatttctacaGGAGCTTCTAATTGTAAAGTTAATTGTGTGGATGGAAATGTAAGGATTTCAACGGCTATAAATGGGTGGAGACGCTGTTTATCTTAACGATGACATACTGATTTGGCTGGTGATTGTTGTGCTTGGCAGCGTCATCCGTGTCCGAGGACAGCAAGGATGCTCTAGTTCCTCTTGGATTATCTGGGCGTTTACATAACGTTGTTTCGTAGAAAATGATGTAGTTGCTTTTAATGTGGCTTACCACTTCTAACAGGGCTTTCATCCCATAGTTCGCCAATCCGTCAGGAAAGCATGTCCTTAATTCAGGATGGGTTTGCCTTTGGATTCGAATTGCATTAGAGCTCAGAGATCTGTTTACATGGCTTTTGGAGAGGGGATGTTAAAGTATAGGCAACTCGGGTAAGCGTGGCAATAGCCTGGACTCTTGCATGCCTCAAAAGAGGACAACGGGGATCAGGTGTCGTCTCAAGAACTTGACTACTTAGTAATGCAAGATAATTAGATGCCTGTTGCACGACTTTTAGAGCATGTACGTGCTTTTCATCACTCCAGACTTGCATGTTTACTTACATGCTTACTTCTACCAATAGTTGCAATAGCGTGGAATACACTTTTGAGAAAACAGAGGGAATAGGCTACACTGGAATGCAAACTGCAAATCTTATGCGACATAGGAAGCATGAGCTGTTGTGCAATATAACACCGCTCTTGTGTCATATAAACTCAGTGTGTTGGTAATGAAAGGTTACATAAGGCATAGTGCAAAGATAAAACCGCTAATGCCTACAGCTATTGCCTCTTTGCCAACAGGTCTGACCCTACAGCTGCAGTCATGGGAGTGAAGGTTTTACAGTGCTTTCCCTTCTACCGCCACGCTAAAGGCCGAGGCAAAGGAAGACTCTGTCCACCCCCAGCAGGTAAGATGTCCTCCATCTCTTAAGGCTGCACTGGACAACAGTGGACTAATACATTTTGTTGAAATAAATAGCTTACATTATTTTAAGTACATTgtacctcctgtgtgtgtttgtgtcattgtgATTGATTCTCATCTTCCTTTCTCAttttctgctctctttctctttcttcaccctctccatccacttttttcccctcccctctcttctcctctcctctcctctcctcatcccctcccctctcctctccctttcgctcctctcctctcctccttcttgtCCTCCTTTCAGTGCCCTCTGGGGAGGTGAAGCCggagttctcctcctcctcctgggcgTGTGACAGTGagggcggtggcggtggcgggggTAGCGTGCGCCGGGTCTACCTCTCCCAGAAGGCCCGGATCAGCTACCGGCACCAGATGGACAACGTGATAGACGCCACCTACTAGCCTGCCTGACCCCCCTGCCTGCCTCCCGCCGCCCACCTAGCAGCCTTCAGCACAGCCGTGCCCAGCAAGTCGTCCTTGCCCCCGACCATCCCAGTGGCCCCCTCGGTGATGTGGCCCCCACTCTTTTTTCCGTGATGGCGGTTCATCTGACGGGGCTCGCTTTTTTGCACTCCTTATGATCGGGACTGTCCAGAGAATCAGGAATAGTGTCTAGTAGTAATGGTGTTTCTAGCTGTGGTTTGGGGCAGAAAAAAAACCTCCAGTGTTTCTTACTCCCCTATATAGAGATACAatagagatttaaaaaaaagtatgttaGGACTGTAGAGAACTTTGCGCTTGAAAATGTGAAGATGACGTTGTTGATGGTGCTTTGGGTATGTCCTGTGGATATGGAGATTGCAAGGAAAAAGAAAGGACGTAAATGCAAAATAAGCAGGAATTGTGTTTACAAATATTAGCCTGAAGTGCATTTTAGTGTCTGGATTTGTCCATTGTCTCTTGTCTTTCTTGTCCTTTGTCTCTGTAAAGGTATCTTGTGGAgttatatgtatttattcatgtgtgcttgcgtgtgtgtgtgcatgtgagtgtgcgtgcatgtgagtgtgtgtgtgagtgcgtgtgtgtatgtatgtgtgcgtgtgtgtgagtgtgtgtgcatctgcataCGTGTGCAAATGCTTGTTtatgtaagtttgtgtgtgagtgaagtctCACTGTAAGCTAATCAATCCCATTAATGTCTACTGTGGTCTAGAATGGCTATTTCTTTGCtagatgttcttttttttatataagcaAAATTGTGACTAAAAGATTGATATCTTGCAATGTCAAACCTGATTCTGTTGAATCTATTAAATTTTAAAGAACTGAAACCATCACCCTTGTATTCTACTTTGcctctttgtttttttgagAATGCATGCATATTAAGTGACTTTGACAGACAGCCATGTTACagtaatgatacattttcttgcTAGTATTCATTTTTAGAATCTGGACAAATGTGGAGCCCCACACAGATGCTTCTTGAGTGTCATGGGCGAAGGGTTTTACTCCCCGGGTCCGTAAATGTGTAGTTCTCTGCATAGCCCTTGGCAAATATAAGAAAAACGATAAAAACTCAATGAAAACTTGCCTAGTTACATATTAACGTACACAGGCGGCACCAGGCACCATTAAAAACAGAAAGCGCATTGACTATGTGAAATgttacgaaatgttactttgaCTGATAGACCATAATTTGGATTGCAGGTTTTCTGGATTTTGGGGGACAGGGGCCCCCTAACCTATTTCGATTCCATTATGAATAGCCCTTGATTGTCTATTTAGGAAACATTTCTGATTGTGATGAATATAATATGCTAGTGCATGGTTCAAACGTCATTAGtgtctttctttgtgtttttgttgtcatAGGTAATGGTAATGGTAAAGCATTTTATAACGCATTAAAGATGTGTACAAATTgaattaaaatattattctcagtGCTCTGGTTAGAGCTTTTTGTCATTATTGCAtgtagtttgttttttttctctgcagaTAAAGTATTATGTCACAAGTAGAAGGGCTAATTTAAGATTACATAAAATGGCATACTGATCTTCTCTGTCTGTACAAAAGAGTAATTGATGTTCTTGtacagttttattttttatatatatatataaaccgcCGCACTCCATCTCTAAAGCCCTGTTGAAATGAATATGGAAGCAGTTTCATATTAGTACCACATGATGGCACTATTTCCCCATGTATCAGTGAGACTGAGGAAAAAGATTAATTCTTAAATGCATGACTTCAACATGCAACATGACAGTCTGAAAAGCTAATCTCTCAGAAGACTCAGTTATATCTGACATTTGACTATTTTCACTGTACGTTGACTCATCCACATGTGAATGCTGAACTGATTCAAGCCTTTTAATCGACCATATCTACAACAAAGCTAAATTAATTAATGGAATGCACCCcccaacactaacacacacttatgtttttttgttgttgttgttgcggcGAGGACATTAGCAATTCTTTGACATTTAGTTTCAGAGTACAATAGACTTATGGGAAAAGAAAGAACCTGAGAACCTTTCTGGGAGACAGGATATTACATAACATGACGGATAGTGGCCTGTGTTGTCATGGCACTGAAAGGCAAAGCCTGGAGCCGTAGAGAATGAAGATCTTGATTAACAGGCTGTCACCTAGGACGTAGAGACCATGACGGCACTGTAAGCCACAAGTCACGACTATAGCAAAACACAGAGACTATTATGTAACATTTTCAAATGTAGTAGTCAGATGATGTATTGAAAAGACATTTACCCACGTGAATGTTTACATACTCAGGGTGTCCATCACAGCTTATGATTATGGTATTATGACACATGAAAAGTCAAAGTGTATTAAGCTTGTTGGTAAATGTACACAGTGGAACATTTTATAGCCCAAAAAGGCAAGCTATACTCCTGGCAAAGACAACAGATTCTTCAAGCAGACTGGAAATTTCTTTGTCCCATGCagctgctttaaaaaaaattaatagGAGAGAAAGACTGCAGATTGTGTTATATAAAAGTTGTTTTTTATTCAAAGACATCATCATAATTTACATAGAAATATAATATGCGACATGTCTGCGTGTATAAAACTTGTAGTAAAAAATATAGTCCCACTATGTGAAGTTATAAAGCTGTCGCTTTGTACTATGAGCTCCTCGTAAAAAAGTACGGACGGATACCTCGGCTGCAAGTTAAGAGTTTTGGCCTTTTCACACTTCAGCTGTATTTTTCATTATTGTACTTTTGTTTTTCTAATACCAGTCCTGTTATGGTaaaaggagagtgtgtgcatctctgaCTTCATTTCCTTCCATGTATGATCTGTTTTCCATACCCTGCCTGCTTCAGTCGCAACACGCCTGCTGGTGCTGGTCTcagcggtggtggtgttgtCTCAGCGGTGGTGGTGCTTGTCTCAGCGGTGGTGAGCTGCTGTGCCTGTGGGAGTGTTTGTGAGGCGTTAGCATGGCTGGTTGCTGATGTTGGTGAGGATCTTGTGGTGAGGAGCCTTGTAGAGGGCAGTGAAGCTGCCAGGTGCCAGGGTGCCGCGGCCATCCTCGTCCACCTGACCCATCAGGATGTAGCTGCCACCTGAAAGAACACAACGATAtgggtgagtgagggagggaaggagggagggagttatTGAGTAagtgaggaagggagggagtaaGTGAgttattgagtgagtgagtgagtgagtgagtgagtgagtgagtgagtgagtgagggagggagtgagggagggagttattgagtaagtgagtgagtgaggtagggagggagggagggagttattgagtaagtgagtgagtgagggagggagagggagtaagTGAattattgagtgagtgagtgagtgagtgaggtatAGGGAGAGTAAGTGAGTTAGtgagtaaatgagtgagtgagggagtgtagggagtgggtgagtgtgtgagcaaagTCAGTGATAAATGTCCTATGCATTTCCTATTCATATTCTATTAATTTTCATTTCTAAACAATCAATGATTGAAACTGATTTtgttgcatattcaaacatgaCTATATCATAGAATAACATCTTGACCCCTgtatgtaaaaaaacaaaaagaaaaagaataaatatGTCCGCACCTCTGCGTAGCACGGGGCATTTCTGGCACATGGAGACCATTTTGATGGACATGTCCGCTCCAGCCTGGGTGATGGTCAGCCGGCCGGCCTTGTAGGCCTTGATGAGGGTGGCGGAGATCTGCACCCCACCGCCAGGCTTGGGCGTAACTGCTGTCAGCCTAGCAGTGATCGCTGTCCATGGGAACAGAGGGAGATGACACCAATAAATTCAGTTCAATAAGTCAGTATAAAGCTGAATCAGCTTGATCTGAATATCATTATGAATGATATATCAATATGTAAtatgatattatattatatgaatTGACATATTCAAGTTTTATACCGTTTTTTTCCACCACAGACCTCTCCTTGCGGAGAGCATTGCTTATGTCTGATGCATTGCTGAGTTTGAGCATTCACATCCCATCCAGTAATGCAAATAGGAACTTACCAAATTCACTGGCACAGTAGCTGGCCTTGATGTTTCCATCTCTTTTGCATGCCTGTGCACACAGTGGGTTCAGGGGAGCTGGAAAATgaaacatttcacatttttcTCATATTTGGAGAAGGGACACACTCTCTATTTTGTAAAACATGCTGAACAAATGCTTGGTTGTTTTTAtcaaaaatgtctctctctctctctctctcggcactcacactcactctctcacactttcactTATCTcttactcacttactcacttactcacttacAGTACTCACTTACTCATTCACActttcactctttcacactttcacactttcactcccaccccctccctccctccctccctctctctctctcacctctggtTCTTGTTGGCTTGCCGTTCTCAGGTTTGGTCACAGGTCTGCGCTGTGGCTTCACCGGCCTGGCTGGCCTGACCGGCCGGACGGGTTTAGGCTTTGGCGTGGGCCGCACCgtcgtggtggtggtagtggtcgTGGCGGGTTTCGCCGTGGGCTTCCTGGGCTGTGATTTCTCGGGTTTGACGGGCCGGTCGGTTCTGACCACAGGCACGCGGGATTCAGACCCCACGCGGGGTCCGGTCACGACGTCCTCCCCCGTGGTGGGCGGCTTGGAGCCGCGGGGGATACTGCGGTAGGTGGCCATGAAGCCGTCGGAGGTGACGCTGGTGTCGGACACAAACTGCACCAGCAGGACATTGCCATTACTCACTATCTccctgcagaggagagagggagggagagggagagagagagagagagagaagagagatggagttaCATGGAGCTCTATGATCTGGGAACAGAAAATTATTGGGAATGCAAGAGCATGCAAGCAGTTAGACATAATTACACTAATATCTGTGAAAGTGCAAAATCACTGGGGATTACAGTTCTGCTTCTCATAAAGGCacaaacgcacagacacacaaaatatCTTTCAACTCATCAACTCAGTTCCATTGGGGaatactgagcacacacacacacgcatgcgcgcacacacacacacacacacacacacacacacacacacacacacgcacaatctgCACATACTTGGGGGGCACCTCTCCACAGTATTTGCCAATGCGTCTGgagtcctccctctctcctccattgtaaAGTGCCACATAGTCAAAGCGACAGTAAGTGTCTCCCTCAACGGTAAACTTCTCAAAGTTCACCTCAATAGCCTgcagacaaacaacaacaacaataacaacaaagtCCGTTCTCATACGACCAGTTCTCACAATTCCAGTTTACCAAATGcatgtgtattattgcagtcatgtgtatgagtatgagtgtttAAAGCAGGTTATAAGAAAGGTTCTAACCATGTTAGGCTCCACGGTGATAAGCCAGGAGCAGGTGACCCCAGGTGGGTAGTGTTTCTGTGGCCAGTTGGGGGTTTGCAGTGACCCCTGGGACTTGGTGTATTTCCCTCCGCAAAGCTGATCTAAAAGATGAAACAAAGCAGCACATAGGTTTACAAGGTTCATTTATAACTATTTGTTTATAACTACTGTTTTGACGCTGAGGAAGACACACGTCAGTTgattgtgcaccacaataaaataAGTTCATAATTTATCTGAGTGCCCCGATCATCTCTGGGTTTAGTCTCTTTGAAATGGCCCAGCCAGCTTTTCTGAAAGTAGCACATAGGTTGACAAGGTTCATTTATAACTATACCTGATGCAAAGCTAAAAGCTGTAAAGCTAAATGTCAACTGTTCAGTCTCTGTATGGGCTCCCTAGGGAGAGCCAAATTCATGGTGTTGATGGGATGTAGTTCCACAGGGGAATATTACTAT harbors:
- the si:ch211-237l4.6 gene encoding uncharacterized protein si:ch211-237l4.6, which encodes MAFRARSVELARNRGNGKTRQGLEGMLKYRQLGSDPTAAVMGVKVLQCFPFYRHAKGRGKGRLCPPPAVPSGEVKPEFSSSSWACDSEGGGGGGGSVRRVYLSQKARISYRHQMDNVIDATY
- the pcolcea gene encoding procollagen C-endopeptidase enhancer a, whose protein sequence is MDSMGCMWTLGLVCLSLTLGWTQGQSTNNYSRPVFHCGGNVDGDTGFVGSEGFPAFYKHDSKCTWYITVPEGNVVILTFRIFDLEADSLCRYDYLDVYNGHSNLVEKLGRFCGTFRPGTLMSTSNTMMLEMVSDSGTGGRGFLGYFQAGKPHADDQLCGGKYTKSQGSLQTPNWPQKHYPPGVTCSWLITVEPNMAIEVNFEKFTVEGDTYCRFDYVALYNGGEREDSRRIGKYCGEVPPKEIVSNGNVLLVQFVSDTSVTSDGFMATYRSIPRGSKPPTTGEDVVTGPRVGSESRVPVVRTDRPVKPEKSQPRKPTAKPATTTTTTTTVRPTPKPKPVRPVRPARPVKPQRRPVTKPENGKPTRTRAPLNPLCAQACKRDGNIKASYCASEFAITARLTAVTPKPGGGVQISATLIKAYKAGRLTITQAGADMSIKMVSMCQKCPVLRRGGSYILMGQVDEDGRGTLAPGSFTALYKAPHHKILTNISNQPC